Proteins encoded within one genomic window of Anaerolineae bacterium:
- a CDS encoding branched-chain amino acid ABC transporter permease, whose protein sequence is MDIFLQQLINGITIGSFYALIALGYTMVYGVLKLINFAHGDLFMTGSYLGLTIISMLIGAGLGNQTILWALAGIFIIVMVLVAGLGVGIERVAYRPLRRAGRLAPLVSALGVSIALQNAVMLIYGPRYRVYPRGIIPAIYWQIGGFQISLLQVFVLLLSLILMVLLYYFIHYTRLGTAVRATALDHDVARLMGIDVDTIVRIIFIIGPALGAAGGIMVGLYYGRINFTLGWGYGLKAFTAAILGGIGNIPGAMLGGMLLGIFETLVAGFIPQGGAWKEAIVFLILILILIVRPRGILGERVAEKL, encoded by the coding sequence ATGGACATATTTCTTCAGCAACTGATCAATGGGATTACCATAGGTTCCTTCTACGCCCTCATCGCCCTCGGTTACACCATGGTCTATGGGGTTCTCAAACTGATAAATTTCGCTCACGGTGATCTCTTCATGACAGGCTCATACCTTGGCCTGACCATTATCTCCATGCTCATCGGGGCCGGATTGGGGAACCAGACTATTCTTTGGGCTCTCGCAGGGATCTTCATTATTGTTATGGTATTGGTAGCTGGGCTTGGGGTAGGAATTGAAAGGGTAGCTTATCGTCCTCTGCGCCGGGCCGGTAGGCTTGCCCCCCTGGTCTCGGCTCTGGGGGTATCCATAGCCCTCCAGAATGCTGTTATGCTTATATACGGCCCCCGCTATAGGGTCTATCCCAGAGGTATAATCCCAGCCATTTATTGGCAAATAGGGGGCTTTCAAATCAGTTTGCTCCAGGTCTTTGTCCTTTTACTTTCGTTAATCTTAATGGTTCTGCTTTATTATTTTATCCACTACACCAGACTTGGAACTGCTGTGAGGGCGACAGCCCTGGATCATGATGTTGCCAGGCTCATGGGGATCGATGTTGACACTATAGTAAGGATTATCTTTATAATAGGTCCAGCGCTCGGAGCAGCCGGCGGGATAATGGTAGGCTTGTATTACGGACGCATAAACTTCACCCTGGGGTGGGGCTATGGTCTCAAAGCTTTCACCGCCGCTATACTGGGCGGAATTGGCAATATCCCGGGCGCTATGTTAGGAGGAATGCTCCTGGGGATCTTTGAAACCTTGGTAGCCGGCTTCATACCCCAGGGAGGTGCCTGGAAAGAAGCTATCGTCTTCTTGATATTAATCCTCATACTTATAGTCCGTCCAAGGGGTATCCTTGGTGAGAGGGTGGCGGAGAAACTTTAA
- a CDS encoding acyl-CoA dehydrogenase, with protein MDFAFSEEQEIFRKSIREFAEKEIMPRAQEIDQKGEFPWDIIKKMARLGLMGLPFPEEYGGSGGDTISYAIAVEEIARASGSVAITFSAHISLACGAIYLFGTEEQKRKYLVPMAKGEKLGAFGLTEPGAGSDAAAIKTRAILDGDEWIINGQKIFITNGSVADVVVIAAVTDPAKGKRGISNFIVEKGTPGFRIGREEDKMGLRGSVTSELIFEDCRIPRENLLGKEGEGYKQFLVTLDGGRIGIGAMAVGLGMAALETSVKYAKERVQFGQPIAEFQAIQWMLADMATELEAARLLVYRAAWLKEQGQRFTKEAAMAKLFASEAAVRACYKAIQIHGGYGYTKDYPVERFYRDARLTTIGEGTSEIQRLVIARYLLESF; from the coding sequence ATGGATTTTGCCTTTAGCGAAGAGCAGGAAATTTTCCGCAAAAGCATCCGGGAATTCGCAGAAAAGGAGATAATGCCCAGGGCTCAAGAAATAGATCAGAAAGGTGAGTTCCCGTGGGATATCATTAAAAAAATGGCCCGTCTCGGCCTCATGGGCTTGCCTTTTCCTGAAGAGTATGGTGGATCTGGCGGGGATACCATTTCCTACGCCATAGCAGTGGAAGAAATTGCCAGAGCTTCAGGCTCGGTAGCTATAACCTTTTCGGCTCACATCTCCCTGGCCTGCGGAGCTATTTACCTCTTCGGAACCGAGGAGCAAAAAAGAAAATACCTCGTTCCTATGGCCAAGGGAGAGAAGCTGGGGGCCTTTGGCCTCACAGAACCGGGAGCAGGAAGCGATGCCGCTGCCATCAAGACCAGGGCAATCCTTGACGGGGACGAATGGATTATAAACGGCCAGAAGATCTTTATCACCAATGGCTCCGTGGCCGATGTAGTCGTGATAGCAGCGGTTACCGATCCAGCTAAGGGCAAAAGAGGGATTTCCAATTTTATAGTGGAAAAGGGCACCCCTGGCTTTCGCATCGGAAGGGAAGAAGACAAGATGGGCCTCAGGGGTTCTGTAACTTCTGAATTAATCTTTGAGGATTGTCGCATTCCCAGGGAAAACCTGCTTGGGAAAGAGGGGGAAGGCTACAAACAGTTCCTCGTTACTCTCGACGGAGGAAGGATTGGCATTGGGGCGATGGCTGTGGGTCTGGGAATGGCCGCTCTGGAGACATCCGTGAAATACGCAAAGGAAAGGGTTCAGTTCGGGCAGCCTATTGCCGAATTCCAGGCCATCCAGTGGATGCTTGCTGATATGGCCACTGAATTAGAGGCAGCCAGGCTCCTTGTATATAGAGCTGCCTGGCTCAAAGAGCAGGGGCAGCGTTTCACCAAAGAAGCTGCTATGGCTAAACTCTTCGCTTCCGAAGCAGCAGTGAGAGCATGCTACAAAGCTATCCAGATCCATGGTGGGTACGGGTACACGAAGGACTACCCGGTAGAAAGGTTTTACCGTGATGCCAGGCTAACCACCATAGGCGAGGGGACAAGCGAAATACAACGCCTTGTGATAGCCCGATACCTCTTGGAAAGCTTTTAA
- the proS gene encoding proline--tRNA ligase, with the protein MREKLISPAEDFSEWYVQVIQRAELADYSPVRGCMVIKPYGYALWENIQQSLDRRFKETGHQNAYFPLFIPYSFIQKESKHIEGFAPQLAIVTHGGGKQLEEPLVVRPTSETIIGYMYSQWIRSYRDLPVLINQWCNVVRWELRTRPFLRTMEFLWQEGHTAHATYEEAEEETLRMLNIYRDFAENDAAIPVILGRKSESEKFAGALHTYTMEAMMGNKWALQAATSHNLGQNFAKAFEIRYLDRNNQLQYCWTTSWGLSTRFIGAIVMVHGDEKGLKLPPKLAPIQVIIVPIWKSDEEKEKVLARIAELKPQLRDFRIKVDDREEYTPGWKFNEWELRGVPLRIEIGPRDVEAGQVVFARRDTGEKWEVSTDDLGSKVGKVLEEIHFNLFQLAKKFRDENTFRLNDYGEFKRIIESDGGFIIAPWCEAPECEEAIKDETKATIRCIPFEQDGQLDRCVYCGKETTLKALFARAF; encoded by the coding sequence ATGAGGGAAAAACTTATTTCTCCTGCTGAGGATTTTTCCGAATGGTATGTTCAAGTTATCCAGAGGGCTGAGCTTGCCGATTATTCCCCGGTCAGAGGCTGCATGGTTATAAAACCCTACGGCTATGCCCTCTGGGAAAACATCCAGCAGAGCCTTGACCGTCGTTTTAAGGAGACAGGCCATCAGAATGCGTATTTCCCCCTCTTCATCCCCTACAGCTTTATTCAGAAAGAGAGCAAGCACATAGAAGGGTTTGCCCCTCAGCTTGCCATAGTCACCCATGGGGGAGGGAAGCAGCTGGAAGAGCCCCTGGTAGTCCGGCCCACCTCTGAAACCATTATAGGCTACATGTATTCTCAGTGGATACGCTCTTATCGGGACTTGCCCGTCCTTATAAACCAGTGGTGCAATGTGGTTCGTTGGGAGCTCCGAACCCGTCCTTTCCTCCGCACGATGGAATTTCTCTGGCAGGAAGGCCACACTGCCCATGCTACCTACGAGGAAGCGGAAGAGGAAACCTTGAGGATGTTGAACATTTACCGGGATTTTGCCGAGAACGACGCCGCAATTCCTGTGATCCTTGGCCGAAAGAGCGAATCGGAAAAATTCGCCGGAGCCCTCCACACTTACACTATGGAGGCCATGATGGGCAACAAGTGGGCTCTGCAGGCTGCCACTTCCCACAACCTCGGCCAGAACTTTGCCAAAGCTTTTGAAATCCGCTATCTGGACCGCAACAATCAGCTTCAGTACTGCTGGACAACAAGCTGGGGCCTGAGCACCCGTTTTATCGGAGCTATTGTGATGGTTCACGGGGATGAGAAGGGCCTCAAGCTTCCTCCCAAGCTTGCCCCCATCCAGGTGATAATCGTGCCCATCTGGAAGAGCGATGAGGAGAAGGAAAAAGTTCTAGCCCGAATCGCAGAGCTTAAGCCTCAGCTCAGAGATTTTCGGATAAAAGTTGATGACCGGGAGGAATATACACCGGGGTGGAAATTTAACGAATGGGAGTTGAGGGGGGTACCCCTGCGGATTGAGATAGGGCCTCGCGATGTGGAGGCGGGGCAGGTGGTCTTTGCCCGCAGGGATACCGGTGAAAAGTGGGAAGTGTCCACCGATGACCTCGGGAGTAAGGTGGGGAAGGTTCTGGAGGAAATTCATTTCAACCTTTTCCAGTTGGCTAAAAAATTCCGGGATGAAAACACCTTCCGGCTGAACGATTACGGAGAATTTAAACGCATTATAGAAAGCGATGGTGGGTTCATCATTGCTCCATGGTGCGAGGCGCCCGAGTGCGAGGAAGCAATTAAGGACGAAACAAAAGCCACCATACGGTGCATACCCTTTGAACAGGATGGGCAGCTGGACCGCTGTGTATACTGCGGGAAGGAGACGACCCTCAAGGCCCTCTTTGCCAGGGCTTTCTAA
- a CDS encoding phospholipase D-like domain-containing protein produces MGKKRRRLLRIYLAFASIALLTVLLLLFLFPLAQEETVHPTPTPGTGNWYRVYFTAPGSEPIDKGLEDLIKSANHSIDVAVYQLDLPGIVKALIEASQKGVKVRVVTDIDDVLEHSRERVSFLELKRHGIPVVGGNTSGIMHNKFVVVDGRAVWTGSWNFTLNDTTRYDNNAILIYSPELARNYTVVFNKMFEEKEFGPKRKAGGTMPYLIINGIAVENYFAPEDGVGKRIAEKLQLAKSSIYFMAFSFTDDRIGKVLREKAKEGVLVQGVFEKVGSETKFSEFGALLKAGIDVRQDGNPYLMHHKVFIIDEKIVITGSFNFSVSADEFNDENIIIVEDPAIAKAFVGEFQRVYSAARR; encoded by the coding sequence ATGGGAAAAAAGAGAAGGCGTCTCCTAAGGATATATTTAGCTTTTGCCTCAATTGCCCTGCTGACGGTCTTACTTTTGCTTTTTCTTTTCCCCCTAGCCCAGGAGGAGACAGTTCATCCCACCCCCACCCCGGGGACTGGAAATTGGTATCGTGTATACTTTACAGCACCGGGCTCAGAGCCAATAGATAAAGGGCTTGAAGATCTCATAAAGTCGGCCAACCATTCAATCGATGTGGCCGTTTACCAATTGGACTTACCAGGAATAGTCAAAGCCCTCATAGAGGCCTCCCAAAAAGGGGTTAAAGTGCGCGTTGTTACGGATATAGACGATGTCCTTGAACATTCCAGAGAGAGGGTCTCTTTTCTGGAACTTAAACGCCACGGAATCCCGGTAGTAGGCGGAAATACCTCAGGCATAATGCACAATAAATTCGTTGTAGTAGATGGCCGGGCTGTCTGGACTGGTTCGTGGAATTTTACCTTGAACGATACCACTCGCTATGACAACAATGCTATATTGATTTACTCCCCAGAACTTGCTCGCAATTATACGGTTGTCTTCAACAAGATGTTTGAGGAGAAAGAGTTTGGCCCCAAACGCAAAGCGGGAGGCACAATGCCCTATCTCATCATAAACGGTATTGCCGTGGAAAATTACTTCGCTCCAGAAGATGGGGTTGGCAAAAGGATAGCCGAGAAACTCCAACTGGCTAAATCCTCGATCTATTTTATGGCTTTCTCTTTCACCGACGACAGGATAGGTAAGGTGTTGCGGGAAAAGGCAAAAGAGGGAGTGCTGGTTCAGGGGGTATTTGAGAAGGTAGGTTCCGAAACCAAGTTCAGCGAATTTGGAGCCCTGCTTAAAGCCGGCATTGATGTCCGTCAGGATGGCAACCCTTACCTTATGCATCATAAGGTTTTCATAATTGACGAGAAAATCGTTATCACTGGCTCCTTTAACTTTTCAGTTAGTGCCGATGAGTTTAACGATGAAAACATCATCATCGTGGAGGATCCGGCTATAGCTAAGGCTTTCGTAGGTGAATTCCAGCGAGTATACTCAGCTGCCAGGCGGTAA
- a CDS encoding branched-chain amino acid ABC transporter permease: MKALFTYFKNLDRRVLYGALLAIVLLFPLVVRNDYWISTWVLFGIWVILGLSLNIIVGYAGLFQLGHAAFWAVGAYTTAILNIYLKVPILVCLPISALVAAFFAIIISKPILHLRGDYLCIVTIGFGEIVRLFLYNDPFKITGGVNGLRGIARPSILGLEINTPTDYYYYVLFFVLITILAMQRLENSRLGRAWNYVREDEMAAEAMGIDTVKVKLLAFAIGAAWAGVAGNIYASRYTVIAPETFSFWNSVVMFCIVVLGGTGSIPGVFVGTLGMIVLPEILRHVLSAILEWRLLVFGIAMVIMMIFRPEGLWPHRRYRLELRREEPTSS; the protein is encoded by the coding sequence ATGAAAGCTTTGTTTACTTACTTCAAAAACCTGGACCGTCGTGTCCTCTACGGGGCACTTTTAGCTATAGTTCTCCTTTTCCCCTTGGTGGTCAGAAACGATTACTGGATTTCCACCTGGGTATTGTTTGGGATATGGGTGATCCTAGGGCTTAGCCTCAACATAATTGTGGGATATGCTGGACTTTTTCAGCTCGGCCATGCGGCTTTTTGGGCAGTAGGGGCATACACCACCGCTATCCTGAATATTTACCTAAAGGTCCCCATTCTGGTATGCCTGCCCATAAGCGCCCTCGTGGCTGCCTTCTTTGCCATCATTATCTCCAAACCCATCCTCCACCTGAGGGGCGATTACCTCTGCATAGTGACCATAGGTTTCGGGGAGATTGTGCGGCTTTTCCTCTACAATGACCCCTTCAAGATCACCGGCGGAGTCAATGGTTTAAGAGGAATTGCAAGGCCTTCCATCCTGGGGCTGGAGATAAACACCCCAACCGATTATTACTATTACGTGCTTTTCTTCGTGCTCATTACCATATTAGCGATGCAGAGGCTTGAAAATTCAAGGTTAGGGCGAGCCTGGAACTATGTTAGGGAAGACGAAATGGCCGCTGAAGCCATGGGCATTGACACGGTGAAAGTCAAGCTTCTGGCCTTCGCTATAGGCGCAGCCTGGGCTGGAGTCGCCGGGAACATTTACGCCAGCCGATATACCGTGATCGCACCTGAAACCTTCAGCTTCTGGAACTCGGTGGTAATGTTCTGCATAGTAGTTCTGGGAGGGACCGGTTCCATCCCTGGTGTTTTTGTGGGAACCCTGGGAATGATTGTGCTCCCTGAAATTTTAAGGCATGTTCTTTCGGCTATACTGGAGTGGCGGCTCCTTGTGTTTGGAATTGCTATGGTGATAATGATGATTTTCCGTCCTGAAGGGCTCTGGCCTCACCGCCGCTACCGCCTTGAATTGCGCCGAGAAGAACCTACTTCTTCCTGA
- a CDS encoding tetratricopeptide repeat protein, giving the protein MPEEVDLETYCEEIDSLIRRGRSDEAIAAARHILSFYPKFIEAYRLLGKAYLEKGELANAADMFLRVLGADPEDFIAYVGLVDVYRTEDKIEQAIWFLERAIDLEPARKELRKELETLYRALGVTELIPHYTLAGLARTYFRSGLLEQAAQALNEALEREPDRIDLRMTLAEVLWRMGRRLEAAQTCLEVLDVLPYCLKANLILGYIWSSINPGEARAKFELAQALDPLNRKAWELFGRDSPLQPRQIKVPRFEFIITPIERKIPAWAEALETEEEPPLQLEKPEEIEELLVGPEVEMAPEEIPSRFEGEAAPAGVELPPWLEEEISEEVPLEELPPWLREEVPPPVRLEEEALAPEKPSLEEVPSEEAPALFWPEGEAEFPEELPPWLREEITPEEVPPPSWLKEEVPLKETPAEIPPWFEEEAFPEEAPLPSWLEEVPSEEVPEPLWPEVEKAPPEEVLAPAEAEKEEFPVLPAVEEVPPGLEKEEIPPSWIESLKPLAESFLEGEVEMALAAEAETAVEELPLVEEIKVERPPVVKPMGVEELLETARARAREGDWEEALRYYRKLFRHKKYREEISRELEKALERGVKIPALFELLGDIYREKGQLDRALELYRKALLRS; this is encoded by the coding sequence ATGCCTGAAGAAGTTGATCTGGAAACTTACTGTGAGGAAATTGATTCCCTCATAAGGAGGGGAAGGAGCGACGAAGCCATCGCTGCCGCTCGCCATATTCTTTCCTTTTACCCTAAATTCATCGAAGCCTATCGCCTTCTGGGAAAAGCTTATCTTGAAAAGGGCGAGCTGGCTAACGCTGCTGATATGTTCCTCAGGGTATTAGGAGCTGACCCGGAGGACTTTATAGCTTACGTTGGCCTAGTGGATGTTTATAGAACTGAGGATAAAATAGAGCAGGCTATTTGGTTTTTGGAAAGGGCTATAGATCTGGAACCAGCTCGCAAGGAACTGAGGAAAGAGCTGGAAACCCTTTATCGGGCGTTGGGGGTAACCGAACTTATTCCTCATTATACCCTCGCTGGACTTGCTCGCACTTATTTTAGAAGCGGGCTCCTTGAGCAAGCCGCTCAGGCTTTGAACGAGGCACTTGAGAGAGAACCCGATAGAATTGACCTCCGCATGACTCTGGCTGAAGTTCTGTGGCGGATGGGAAGACGCCTGGAGGCGGCTCAGACCTGCCTTGAAGTCCTGGATGTTTTGCCTTATTGTCTCAAGGCCAATTTAATTCTGGGCTATATTTGGAGCTCCATAAATCCGGGCGAAGCCAGAGCAAAGTTTGAGCTTGCTCAGGCCCTTGACCCATTGAACCGGAAAGCCTGGGAGCTTTTCGGCAGGGACAGCCCCCTTCAGCCCCGCCAGATTAAAGTGCCAAGGTTTGAGTTTATCATCACCCCTATAGAGCGAAAAATCCCCGCCTGGGCAGAGGCCTTGGAGACAGAGGAGGAACCACCTCTTCAACTGGAGAAGCCGGAAGAAATAGAAGAGCTTCTGGTTGGCCCTGAAGTTGAAATGGCTCCGGAGGAAATTCCCTCCAGATTTGAAGGCGAAGCAGCTCCTGCGGGGGTAGAACTTCCTCCCTGGCTTGAGGAAGAAATTTCCGAAGAAGTGCCTTTGGAAGAGCTTCCTCCTTGGCTTAGGGAAGAAGTTCCTCCCCCGGTGCGGCTTGAAGAAGAGGCTTTAGCTCCAGAAAAACCATCCCTGGAAGAAGTCCCCTCTGAAGAAGCTCCTGCGCTATTCTGGCCTGAAGGGGAAGCAGAATTTCCAGAAGAACTGCCCCCGTGGCTCAGAGAAGAGATAACCCCTGAGGAAGTCCCTCCCCCCTCCTGGCTTAAAGAAGAGGTTCCACTGAAGGAGACTCCGGCGGAAATACCTCCCTGGTTTGAAGAGGAAGCATTTCCCGAAGAAGCCCCTCTCCCATCATGGCTCGAAGAAGTTCCATCTGAGGAAGTTCCGGAACCATTGTGGCCAGAAGTAGAAAAAGCTCCGCCTGAGGAAGTCCTTGCCCCTGCTGAAGCGGAAAAGGAAGAATTTCCCGTTCTGCCAGCGGTGGAAGAGGTTCCTCCTGGGCTTGAAAAGGAAGAAATCCCTCCTTCCTGGATAGAGAGCCTCAAGCCCCTGGCAGAAAGCTTCCTGGAGGGTGAAGTAGAAATGGCCCTCGCTGCCGAAGCAGAAACGGCGGTAGAGGAATTGCCCCTTGTGGAGGAAATAAAGGTAGAGAGGCCTCCCGTTGTCAAACCTATGGGGGTTGAGGAGCTTCTTGAGACTGCCAGAGCTCGGGCTCGGGAGGGAGATTGGGAAGAAGCATTGAGGTATTACAGGAAACTTTTCCGGCACAAAAAGTATAGGGAAGAAATAAGCAGAGAACTGGAAAAGGCCTTAGAAAGAGGCGTGAAGATCCCGGCACTATTTGAGCTTCTGGGGGATATTTACCGGGAGAAAGGCCAGCTGGACCGGGCTCTGGAGCTTTACAGGAAAGCCCTTCTCCGCTCTTAA
- a CDS encoding NYN domain-containing protein, which translates to MGEGLVALFIDYENLLRSVQEQFNGPVQWYKILKVAERWGRVVIRRAYADWSAYGQYQKELSALGIELIHVGGRSKNAADIRLTIDAVNLVAAGELPLTHIILATGDSDFTELAHYLHGRGKIVIGLGVRGCSGASLIAACDEFVYYDDLLEETSPQFVRGEREIDRYIRALAPKVRMTANPHRPWVILNFYKLMRQNPGLSLKALEEKLIEHYQARHPEVPLSIVKEVIHQLFHTYCFEFTPPGREGPQWWDRVVSLKEEIHSGGDLLKHCDLGLLRILSRNLGEPIKPSVAAELLYGRGDDLRLLQYIQDLINKLGPH; encoded by the coding sequence ATGGGGGAAGGCCTGGTAGCCCTGTTTATAGATTACGAAAACCTGCTCCGCAGTGTGCAAGAGCAGTTCAACGGGCCTGTTCAGTGGTACAAAATCCTGAAAGTTGCTGAAAGATGGGGCCGGGTTGTCATTCGGCGGGCTTATGCGGATTGGAGCGCTTACGGTCAGTACCAAAAGGAACTTTCAGCCCTGGGTATTGAATTAATCCACGTCGGCGGGCGCAGCAAAAACGCTGCCGATATCCGGTTAACGATTGATGCAGTAAACCTCGTGGCAGCTGGGGAACTACCCCTAACCCACATCATACTGGCCACAGGTGACAGTGATTTCACCGAGCTAGCTCACTATTTGCACGGACGGGGGAAGATCGTCATCGGCCTGGGAGTAAGAGGGTGTAGTGGCGCTTCTCTCATCGCTGCCTGCGACGAGTTCGTTTATTACGATGACCTGTTGGAGGAAACATCCCCGCAATTCGTGCGAGGAGAAAGAGAGATAGATAGGTATATAAGGGCTCTGGCTCCAAAAGTTCGGATGACCGCTAACCCCCATCGCCCCTGGGTCATCCTGAATTTCTACAAATTGATGCGGCAGAACCCGGGGCTTTCCCTCAAAGCGCTCGAGGAAAAGCTTATAGAACATTACCAGGCCCGTCATCCAGAAGTACCTCTTTCTATTGTCAAAGAAGTTATCCACCAGTTGTTTCACACCTATTGCTTTGAGTTTACACCTCCTGGACGAGAAGGGCCTCAATGGTGGGATCGGGTTGTTTCCCTGAAAGAGGAGATCCATTCCGGCGGGGATCTGCTGAAGCACTGTGATCTGGGGTTGCTTCGGATTCTTTCCCGAAACCTGGGAGAACCCATCAAACCTTCCGTTGCGGCTGAACTCCTCTACGGCCGCGGCGATGACCTGCGCTTACTTCAATACATCCAGGATTTAATAAACAAACTCGGCCCGCACTGA
- the ndk gene encoding nucleoside-diphosphate kinase, whose protein sequence is MERSLIIIKPDGVQRGLIGVIISRLENRGLKIVAMKMIQMDEELARRHYAIHEGKPFFEKLINYITSGPVVVMVVEGPRAIEIVRKTMGTTNPADASPGTIRADFALEIGRNLIHGSDSPETAEKEIELFFHPSEILSYHRDTDRWIFES, encoded by the coding sequence ATGGAAAGGAGCCTCATCATCATAAAGCCCGATGGAGTCCAAAGAGGCTTAATAGGGGTTATTATCTCTCGCCTGGAGAACAGGGGCCTCAAAATAGTGGCGATGAAAATGATTCAAATGGACGAGGAATTAGCCCGCCGCCACTACGCTATCCACGAAGGGAAGCCTTTCTTTGAAAAGCTAATAAACTATATAACCTCTGGCCCTGTGGTGGTGATGGTAGTAGAAGGCCCCAGAGCCATAGAAATTGTGAGAAAGACCATGGGCACCACCAACCCCGCTGATGCTTCCCCTGGCACTATCCGGGCCGATTTCGCTTTAGAAATTGGCCGAAATCTTATCCACGGTTCGGACTCCCCTGAAACGGCTGAAAAAGAAATAGAGCTTTTCTTCCACCCCTCTGAAATCCTTTCCTACCATCGCGATACGGATCGATGGATCTTTGAATCTTAG
- a CDS encoding ABC transporter ATP-binding protein, with protein MPLLVLENVHTYYGNVHALKGISLTVEEGEIVTLIGANGAGKTTTLKTISGLIKPREGKIIFDGHELNRIPAHKIVHMGISHAPEGRKIFPTLTVEENLMLGAYSLGNDRKTIETNKERVFALFPRLAERRKQLAGTLSGGEQQMLAIGRALMSKPRLLLLDEPSLGLAPMLVKAIFETIKEINRQGVTILLVEQNAKAALKLAHRAYVLETGRIVLSGFSHELVQDERVRKAYLGER; from the coding sequence ATGCCTCTACTGGTCTTGGAGAACGTGCACACCTACTACGGGAACGTTCACGCCCTAAAAGGTATATCACTCACGGTGGAAGAAGGAGAAATCGTAACCCTTATAGGGGCCAATGGCGCAGGCAAGACCACCACCCTGAAGACCATTTCCGGGCTTATTAAACCGAGGGAGGGCAAAATAATCTTTGATGGCCACGAACTCAACAGGATCCCGGCTCATAAGATAGTGCACATGGGAATATCCCACGCTCCTGAGGGGAGGAAAATCTTCCCAACTCTAACGGTAGAGGAAAACTTAATGCTGGGGGCTTATAGCCTCGGGAATGACCGCAAGACCATTGAGACCAACAAGGAGCGAGTCTTCGCCCTTTTCCCCCGGCTGGCTGAGAGAAGAAAGCAACTGGCTGGCACACTTTCCGGTGGGGAGCAACAAATGCTGGCCATAGGAAGGGCTCTTATGTCCAAGCCGCGCCTGCTCCTTCTGGACGAGCCTTCTCTGGGCCTCGCTCCCATGTTAGTCAAAGCTATCTTTGAAACCATAAAGGAGATAAACCGGCAGGGGGTGACCATCCTACTGGTGGAACAAAACGCTAAAGCTGCCCTTAAACTTGCTCATAGAGCGTACGTTCTAGAGACAGGCCGAATAGTCCTGAGCGGCTTTTCCCATGAACTTGTTCAGGACGAAAGAGTGCGAAAAGCTTATCTGGGGGAAAGGTAA
- the rpsT gene encoding 30S ribosomal protein S20: protein MPNTRSAEKELRKARKRRLLNMYYRSRARTFIKKTRKLLAEGKIEEAKEVLRLAISALDKAAEKGIIHKNNAARRKSRLMKLFNSYLSKAAA, encoded by the coding sequence TTGCCCAATACCAGGTCAGCTGAGAAAGAACTCAGGAAGGCTCGAAAAAGACGTCTGCTAAACATGTATTACCGTTCCAGGGCCCGTACGTTCATTAAAAAAACGCGAAAACTCCTGGCTGAAGGAAAAATTGAAGAGGCAAAAGAGGTTCTGCGCCTTGCTATAAGTGCCCTGGACAAAGCAGCCGAAAAAGGAATCATCCACAAAAACAATGCAGCGCGCCGGAAATCTCGCCTGATGAAACTCTTCAACTCTTACCTTTCCAAAGCGGCCGCTTAA
- a CDS encoding ABC transporter ATP-binding protein — translation MVLLEVKNLTKSFGGLIAVNDLSFHVNEGEILSMIGPNGAGKTTVFNLITGIFPPDRGEIRFNGRSLIGLRPHQITELGIARTFQTIRLFPNLTVLENVMAGLHCRTKAGLWSSLFQTRAQREEERFIREKALEYIHFMGLGGLEFELAKNLPYGLQKRLEIARALATNPRILMLDEPAAGLNEQETTELMETITQLKDKGITIFLIEHDMKVVMGISERIIVLDNGYKIAEGAPEEIQNNPRVIEAYLGKEE, via the coding sequence ATGGTTCTCCTTGAAGTGAAAAATCTGACTAAAAGTTTCGGTGGGCTAATAGCTGTAAACGATTTGAGCTTTCACGTTAACGAGGGAGAGATCCTGAGCATGATAGGCCCCAACGGTGCAGGCAAAACCACCGTCTTCAACCTCATCACCGGCATCTTCCCACCTGACAGAGGGGAAATTCGCTTCAACGGCCGAAGCCTAATAGGCCTTCGCCCTCACCAAATAACTGAATTGGGGATAGCCAGAACTTTCCAGACCATAAGGCTATTCCCAAACCTTACAGTCCTGGAAAACGTAATGGCTGGATTGCACTGTCGGACCAAGGCCGGTCTCTGGTCTTCCCTCTTCCAAACGAGAGCCCAGCGTGAGGAAGAACGCTTTATACGGGAAAAAGCTCTGGAATACATCCATTTCATGGGGCTTGGAGGATTAGAATTTGAACTGGCTAAGAACCTCCCCTACGGCCTTCAGAAACGGTTGGAGATAGCTCGTGCCCTGGCCACAAACCCCAGAATTCTCATGCTGGACGAGCCTGCTGCGGGCCTCAACGAACAGGAGACAACGGAGCTCATGGAGACTATAACCCAGCTGAAGGACAAAGGCATCACCATATTCCTCATCGAGCACGATATGAAAGTAGTTATGGGTATTTCGGAGCGGATAATAGTTCTCGATAACGGCTACAAGATAGCTGAAGGTGCCCCTGAAGAAATCCAGAACAACCCACGGGTGATTGAAGCTTACCTGGGCAAGGAGGAGTGA